One Cupriavidus taiwanensis DNA window includes the following coding sequences:
- a CDS encoding tripartite tricarboxylate transporter substrate binding protein: MLSTAHPNLSGAFAMFRCLACLLSMCLGLLPAGLARAEGAAAYPSRPLTLVVPWPAGGATDISMRILAELAGRELGQPIVVENRPGAGGTLVGGLLAAARPDGYTIGQLPLTVYRFPHQQKTAWQPLRDIQPVLMISGYTFGIVVPADSPWRSLRDLIAWGRAHPGQLTVGSTGIGTTAHLAMEDVLGRSGVRYLHVPYHGTADQMLAVANGSLMAGVNSTGFAPFVEAGKLRLLAVFSAQRPAHWPEVPTVAELGFADAVHNSPYGIGVPRGTDAAIVRRLHDAFRAAMQQPRHLAELARYDQELTYLGTAQYEAFLRQAWETERSFAARAGTARTRGQL; encoded by the coding sequence TTGCTCAGCACTGCGCATCCCAACCTGTCCGGTGCCTTCGCCATGTTCCGTTGCCTTGCCTGCCTGCTGTCGATGTGCCTCGGCCTGCTGCCGGCGGGGCTGGCGCGGGCCGAGGGTGCGGCAGCCTACCCGTCGCGTCCGCTTACGCTGGTGGTGCCGTGGCCGGCAGGCGGCGCCACCGATATCTCCATGCGCATCCTGGCCGAGCTGGCCGGGCGCGAACTGGGGCAGCCGATCGTGGTGGAAAACCGCCCCGGCGCCGGCGGCACGCTGGTGGGCGGGCTGCTTGCCGCCGCGCGGCCGGACGGCTACACCATCGGCCAGCTGCCGCTGACGGTGTACCGGTTCCCGCACCAGCAGAAGACGGCGTGGCAGCCGCTGCGCGACATCCAGCCGGTGCTGATGATCTCCGGCTATACCTTCGGCATCGTGGTGCCCGCCGACAGCCCGTGGCGCTCGTTGCGCGACCTGATTGCCTGGGGCCGCGCGCACCCGGGCCAGCTGACGGTGGGCTCCACCGGCATCGGCACCACTGCCCACCTGGCGATGGAGGATGTGCTGGGCCGCAGCGGTGTGCGCTACCTCCACGTGCCGTACCACGGCACCGCCGACCAGATGCTGGCGGTGGCCAACGGCTCGCTGATGGCGGGGGTCAATTCCACCGGCTTCGCGCCGTTCGTCGAGGCCGGCAAGCTGCGCCTGCTGGCGGTGTTCAGCGCGCAGCGCCCGGCGCACTGGCCCGAGGTGCCGACCGTGGCCGAGCTGGGCTTTGCCGATGCGGTCCACAACTCGCCCTACGGCATCGGCGTGCCGCGCGGCACCGATGCGGCCATCGTCAGGCGCCTGCACGATGCGTTCCGCGCCGCCATGCAGCAGCCGCGCCATCTTGCCGAGCTGGCCCGCTACGACCAGGAGCTGACTTACCTGGGCACCGCGCAATATGAAGCCTTCCTGCGCCAGGCATGGGAGACCGAACGGAGCTTTGCCGCGCGCGCGGGCACGGCGCGGACGCGGGGGCAGCTATGA
- a CDS encoding PQQ-dependent methanol/ethanol family dehydrogenase: protein MRTLRVGLAAAAIAAAAASVAAQAAVSSVSAVSDAMIENDAKTPGDVLSWGMGPQGQRYSTLARINTKNVGQLVPAWSFSFGGEKQRGQESQPLVHDGKMFVTASYSRIYALDAKTGRKLWKYEHRLPEGIMPCCDVVNRGAALYDNLVIFGTLDAQLVALDQASGKVVWKEKLEDYAAGYSYTAAPLVAKGLVLTGISGGEFGVVGRVDARDARTGQLVWSRPVVEGHMGYKYDKDGNKTEIGMTGTQNASWPGETWKTGGAATWLGGTYDPATGLAYFGTGNPGPWNSHIRKGDNLYSASTVALDPATGKIVWHYQNTPNDGWDFDGVNEFITFDLDGRRMGGKADRNGFFYVNDARSGKLVNAFPFVRKITWATGIDLKSGRPNYVAEGRPGDPAAASGEKKGKSVFAAPGFLGGKNQQPMAYSPQTGLFYVPANEWGMDIWNEPISYKKGAAFLGAGFTIQPLNDDYIGSLRAINPKTGKIVWEVKNSAPLWGGAMTTAGGLVFWGTPEGYLKAADAKTGKELWQFQTGSGVVAPPVTWEENGEQFVAVVSGWGGAVPLWGGEVAKRVNFLEQGGSVWVFKLHKS, encoded by the coding sequence ATGAGGACGTTACGAGTAGGGCTGGCGGCCGCGGCAATCGCGGCCGCCGCGGCAAGCGTTGCCGCGCAGGCGGCGGTAAGCTCGGTAAGCGCGGTGAGCGACGCCATGATCGAGAACGACGCGAAGACCCCCGGCGACGTGCTGTCGTGGGGCATGGGGCCGCAGGGCCAGCGCTATTCCACGCTCGCGCGCATCAACACCAAGAACGTGGGGCAACTGGTGCCGGCGTGGTCGTTTTCGTTCGGCGGCGAAAAGCAGCGCGGACAGGAATCGCAGCCGCTGGTCCACGACGGCAAGATGTTCGTCACCGCCTCCTATTCCCGCATCTACGCGCTCGACGCGAAGACCGGGCGCAAGCTGTGGAAGTACGAGCACCGGCTGCCAGAAGGGATCATGCCGTGCTGCGACGTGGTCAACCGCGGTGCGGCGCTGTACGACAACCTGGTGATCTTCGGCACGCTCGACGCGCAGCTGGTGGCGCTGGATCAGGCCAGCGGCAAGGTGGTGTGGAAGGAGAAGCTGGAAGACTATGCGGCGGGCTATTCGTACACGGCGGCGCCGCTGGTGGCCAAGGGCCTGGTGCTGACCGGCATCTCGGGCGGCGAATTCGGCGTGGTCGGCCGCGTCGACGCGCGCGATGCCAGGACCGGGCAGCTGGTGTGGTCGCGGCCCGTGGTCGAAGGCCACATGGGCTACAAGTACGACAAGGACGGCAACAAGACCGAGATCGGCATGACCGGCACCCAGAACGCCAGCTGGCCCGGCGAGACGTGGAAGACCGGCGGCGCGGCGACGTGGCTGGGCGGCACCTATGATCCGGCAACCGGCCTGGCCTACTTCGGCACCGGCAATCCCGGCCCGTGGAACAGCCACATCCGCAAGGGCGACAACCTCTACTCGGCCTCGACCGTGGCGCTCGATCCCGCCACCGGCAAGATCGTCTGGCACTACCAGAACACCCCGAACGACGGCTGGGATTTCGACGGCGTGAATGAGTTCATCACCTTCGACCTGGACGGCAGGCGCATGGGCGGCAAGGCCGACCGCAATGGCTTCTTCTACGTCAACGACGCCCGCAGCGGCAAGCTGGTCAACGCCTTCCCCTTCGTCAGGAAGATCACCTGGGCCACCGGCATCGACCTGAAGAGCGGCCGCCCCAACTACGTGGCCGAGGGCCGCCCCGGCGATCCGGCCGCCGCCAGCGGCGAGAAGAAGGGCAAGTCGGTGTTCGCCGCGCCGGGCTTCCTGGGCGGCAAGAACCAGCAGCCGATGGCGTACAGCCCGCAGACCGGCCTGTTCTACGTGCCCGCCAATGAATGGGGCATGGACATCTGGAACGAGCCCATCAGCTACAAGAAGGGCGCCGCGTTCCTGGGCGCCGGCTTCACCATCCAGCCGCTGAACGACGACTACATCGGCTCGCTGCGCGCGATCAACCCCAAGACCGGCAAGATCGTCTGGGAGGTCAAGAACAGCGCGCCGCTGTGGGGCGGCGCCATGACCACCGCCGGCGGCCTGGTGTTCTGGGGCACGCCGGAAGGCTACCTGAAGGCCGCCGACGCGAAGACCGGCAAGGAGCTGTGGCAGTTCCAGACCGGCAGCGGCGTGGTGGCACCCCCGGTCACGTGGGAAGAGAACGGCGAGCAGTTCGTCGCCGTGGTGTCGGGCTGGGGCGGCGCGGTGCCGCTGTGGGGCGGCGAGGTGGCCAAGCGCGTGAATTTCCTGGAGCAGGGCGGCTCGGTGTGGGTGTTCAAGCTGCACAAGAGCTGA
- a CDS encoding ABC transporter permease, giving the protein MPATISPLPSHRWRALRAVCGRELRKYLRQPGRLLSSLVRPLLWLLVFAAGFQNALGVAIAPPYDTYIEYQVYVAPGLLGMIALFNGMQSSLAMVYDREMGVMRLLLTAPLPRGWLLGCKLAAGTLLSLLQMAAFLLVAAAFGIRFAPLHLLAGLGAMTLAALMLGALGLLLSVHVRQLENFAGTMNFVIFPMFFISSALYPLWRLQESGADAVYQLARLNPFTHAVEAIRFALYGQLAPQSLAIVAGCAVAFFALALRGYDPQRGMARRGQPA; this is encoded by the coding sequence ATGCCCGCTACCATTTCCCCACTGCCGAGCCATCGCTGGCGCGCGCTGCGCGCCGTTTGCGGGCGCGAGCTGCGCAAGTACCTGCGCCAGCCCGGGCGGCTGCTGTCGTCGCTGGTGCGCCCGCTGCTGTGGCTGCTGGTATTCGCCGCGGGCTTCCAGAATGCACTGGGCGTCGCGATTGCGCCGCCGTACGACACCTACATCGAATACCAGGTCTATGTCGCGCCCGGGCTGCTGGGCATGATCGCCCTGTTCAACGGCATGCAGTCCTCGCTGGCCATGGTGTACGACCGCGAGATGGGCGTGATGCGGCTGCTGCTGACCGCGCCGCTGCCGCGGGGCTGGCTGCTGGGCTGCAAGCTGGCGGCGGGCACGCTGCTGTCGCTGCTGCAGATGGCGGCGTTCCTGCTGGTGGCGGCGGCGTTCGGCATCCGTTTCGCGCCGCTGCACCTGCTGGCCGGCCTGGGCGCGATGACGCTGGCGGCGCTGATGCTGGGCGCGCTGGGCCTGCTGCTGTCGGTCCATGTGCGCCAGCTGGAGAACTTTGCCGGGACCATGAACTTCGTCATCTTCCCGATGTTCTTCATCAGCTCGGCGCTGTATCCGCTGTGGCGCCTGCAGGAATCGGGCGCCGACGCGGTGTACCAGCTGGCGCGGCTGAACCCGTTCACGCACGCGGTGGAGGCGATCCGCTTTGCGCTGTACGGGCAGCTGGCGCCGCAGAGCCTGGCCATCGTCGCGGGCTGCGCCGTGGCGTTCTTCGCGCTGGCGCTGCGCGGCTATGACCCGCAGCGCGGCATGGCGCGCCGCGGGCAGCCGGCATGA
- a CDS encoding quinoprotein relay system zinc metallohydrolase 1, producing MKRALRLLLLLQWLATAAVCAAPAQPPDYRLAPREIAAGVWLLEGANADFAPANGCNIINTAFIDTGDGVVVINTGPSREYGEQQRRAIAARTGAPVRLVLNLNQHPDYFFGNQAYADVGGSALPGTIDGARREGAAYADNLYRLCGDWMRGTEPAPPVHALAPGPRTIGQRTLELIRLEGHTDADLVLLDRGAGIVFAGGLVFRQRIPTTPHAHLGRWLDSLARLQTLMEQSGARLLVPSHGPALGGVEAIAQTRAYLQWLDTRLREAAAQGRDLAEVMAMPVPEPFARWGALAAEYPRNVIHLYPAHEEAALGH from the coding sequence ATGAAGCGGGCGCTGCGGTTGCTGTTGCTGCTGCAGTGGCTGGCCACGGCTGCGGTCTGCGCGGCGCCCGCGCAGCCGCCCGACTACCGCCTGGCCCCGCGCGAGATCGCCGCCGGCGTGTGGCTGCTGGAAGGCGCCAATGCCGACTTCGCGCCGGCCAACGGCTGCAACATCATCAACACCGCCTTTATCGACACCGGCGACGGCGTGGTGGTGATCAACACCGGCCCGTCGCGCGAGTATGGCGAGCAGCAGCGCCGCGCCATCGCGGCGCGCACCGGCGCGCCGGTACGGCTGGTGCTGAACCTGAACCAGCATCCCGACTACTTCTTCGGCAACCAGGCCTATGCCGACGTGGGCGGCAGCGCGCTGCCCGGCACCATCGACGGCGCCCGCCGCGAAGGCGCCGCCTATGCCGACAACCTCTATCGCCTGTGCGGCGACTGGATGCGCGGCACCGAGCCCGCGCCGCCGGTGCATGCGCTCGCGCCCGGCCCCCGCACGATCGGGCAGCGCACGCTGGAGCTGATCCGCCTGGAAGGCCATACCGACGCGGACCTGGTGCTGCTGGACCGCGGCGCCGGCATCGTCTTTGCCGGCGGGCTGGTGTTCCGGCAGCGCATTCCGACCACGCCGCATGCACACCTCGGCCGCTGGCTCGACAGCCTGGCGCGGCTGCAAACGCTGATGGAGCAGAGCGGGGCGCGCCTGCTGGTGCCCAGCCACGGTCCCGCGCTGGGGGGCGTGGAGGCCATCGCGCAGACGCGCGCCTACCTGCAATGGCTCGACACGCGCCTGCGCGAAGCCGCGGCGCAGGGACGCGACCTGGCCGAGGTGATGGCGATGCCGGTGCCCGAGCCCTTTGCGCGCTGGGGCGCGCTTGCCGCCGAGTACCCGCGCAACGTGATCCATCTCTATCCGGCGCACGAGGAAGCCGCGCTGGGCCACTGA
- a CDS encoding quinoprotein dehydrogenase-associated SoxYZ-like carrier: MRGRRHGMALLALAWLGLAGTAAPAAPAAPGTAAGIAHRDPMQSPQWAWIHKALLQQGPVVFDSRVRVTAPAFAEDPMRVPVAFDASALGEVDRIVVAVDRNPIRPVLVFEPLRVRPSLSFRFKLEQASPVRVAARTRDGTWHVGSAWVDAGGGGCTVPGATRRDGSWSRTLNRVEARVFPGLGQGQGEAGARVRLRVMHPMDTGLVAGIPAFHIETLVLADAARQPLLRLALHEPVAENPIFSFDLREAVVPGMTVAGHDNNGNRIAARVSP; this comes from the coding sequence ATGAGGGGCCGCCGGCACGGCATGGCACTGCTGGCGCTGGCATGGCTGGGGCTGGCCGGCACCGCTGCGCCAGCCGCGCCAGCCGCGCCCGGCACCGCTGCCGGAATCGCGCACCGCGACCCCATGCAGTCGCCGCAATGGGCCTGGATCCACAAGGCGCTGCTGCAGCAGGGCCCGGTGGTGTTCGACAGCCGCGTGCGCGTCACCGCCCCCGCCTTCGCCGAAGACCCGATGCGCGTGCCGGTTGCCTTCGACGCGTCGGCGCTGGGCGAGGTCGACCGCATCGTGGTGGCGGTCGACCGCAACCCGATTCGCCCGGTGCTGGTGTTCGAGCCGCTGCGGGTGCGGCCGTCGCTGTCGTTCCGGTTCAAGCTGGAGCAGGCCTCGCCGGTGCGGGTGGCGGCGCGCACGCGCGACGGCACCTGGCATGTCGGCAGCGCATGGGTCGACGCCGGCGGCGGTGGCTGCACCGTGCCCGGCGCCACCCGCCGCGACGGCAGCTGGAGCCGCACCCTCAACCGGGTCGAGGCGCGCGTGTTCCCGGGCCTGGGCCAGGGCCAAGGCGAGGCCGGCGCGCGCGTGCGGCTGCGCGTGATGCACCCGATGGACACCGGCCTGGTGGCCGGCATCCCGGCGTTCCATATCGAGACCCTGGTGCTGGCCGACGCGGCCAGGCAGCCGCTGTTGCGGCTGGCCTTGCACGAGCCCGTGGCCGAGAACCCGATCTTCTCGTTCGACCTGCGCGAGGCGGTGGTGCCCGGCATGACCGTGGCCGGCCACGACAACAACGGCAACCGCATCGCGGCGCGGGTGTCGCCATGA
- a CDS encoding ABC transporter ATP-binding protein, which produces MSAAPSRDTLALGCDAVRKAFGARVALDGVSLCVRRGEFVALLGPNGAGKTTLFQILGGLFVADAGQVTVMGCDMRREPVRALAQLGIVFQQPAIDLDLPVQANLRFHADLHGLPRRVAAQRIACLLQGFGLAARAQAPVRELSGGSRRKVELARALLHEPAMLLLDEPTVGLDPASRVQLLAECRRRARHARAGVLWATHLVQEVEQADRVVVLDRGAVRFDGTPAALLGVTGAATLETAFLAMTPSLARAAPTEVTA; this is translated from the coding sequence ATGAGCGCGGCGCCATCGCGCGATACGCTGGCGCTCGGCTGCGATGCCGTGCGCAAGGCGTTCGGCGCCCGCGTCGCGCTGGACGGGGTCTCGCTGTGCGTGCGCCGCGGCGAATTCGTCGCGCTGCTGGGCCCCAACGGCGCGGGCAAGACCACGCTGTTCCAGATCCTCGGCGGCCTGTTCGTCGCCGATGCCGGGCAGGTCACGGTGATGGGCTGCGACATGCGGCGCGAGCCCGTGCGCGCGCTGGCGCAGCTGGGCATCGTGTTCCAGCAGCCCGCCATCGACCTGGACCTGCCGGTGCAGGCCAACCTGCGCTTCCATGCGGACCTGCATGGCCTGCCGCGCCGCGTGGCGGCGCAGCGGATCGCGTGCCTGCTGCAGGGGTTCGGCCTGGCGGCGCGCGCCCAGGCGCCGGTGCGCGAGCTGTCGGGCGGCAGCCGGCGCAAGGTCGAGCTGGCGCGCGCGCTGCTGCACGAGCCGGCCATGCTGCTGCTGGACGAGCCGACGGTGGGGCTGGACCCGGCCTCGCGCGTGCAATTGCTGGCCGAGTGCCGGCGGCGGGCGCGGCACGCGCGCGCCGGCGTGCTGTGGGCCACCCACCTGGTGCAGGAAGTGGAGCAGGCCGATCGCGTGGTCGTGCTGGACCGCGGCGCGGTGCGCTTCGACGGCACCCCGGCCGCGCTGCTGGGCGTGACCGGAGCCGCGACGCTGGAAACCGCGTTCCTGGCGATGACGCCGTCGCTCGCCCGCGCCGCGCCAACGGAGGTCACCGCATGA
- a CDS encoding PQQ-dependent catabolism-associated beta-propeller protein, translating to MSPMPSPAWLAGAWLLATTLLVAAGLAEGAQGGQAGAARAATRQVFVSSEKDDALTAYDARSGQQLAAWRQCRRPRHLQLSPDRARLYVACSDDHRVDVVDVATRKTVASLPVGDDPELFDLSQDGRTLYVSNEEDALLSAYDTGTGKRVFAVAVGEEPEGVRVSADGRQVYVASEVANLVHVVDVASRKVVRNIRVGNRPRRLLLVRGGKELWVSNELSASVSVIRTDTLEVVRTIAFAPRGMRAEDVTPVGMAAASDGTHAYVGLGRANHVAVVEVASRRVQDYVLVGRRAWGLALSRDNARLYVANGLSDDVSVVDTASRKAVATLRAGRVPHSVAIDD from the coding sequence ATGAGCCCGATGCCGTCCCCCGCCTGGCTTGCCGGCGCCTGGCTGCTGGCCACCACCCTGCTGGTTGCCGCCGGCCTGGCCGAGGGGGCCCAGGGCGGCCAGGCCGGCGCCGCGCGCGCCGCGACCCGCCAGGTCTTTGTCTCCAGCGAAAAGGACGATGCGCTGACCGCCTACGATGCCCGCAGCGGCCAGCAGCTCGCGGCATGGCGCCAGTGCCGGCGGCCGCGCCACCTGCAGCTGTCGCCGGACCGCGCGCGGCTGTACGTGGCCTGCAGCGACGACCACCGCGTCGACGTGGTCGACGTGGCCACGCGCAAGACCGTGGCCTCGCTGCCGGTCGGCGACGATCCGGAACTGTTCGACCTCAGCCAGGACGGCCGCACGCTCTACGTATCGAACGAGGAAGATGCGCTGCTGTCGGCCTACGACACCGGCACCGGCAAGCGCGTGTTCGCGGTGGCGGTGGGCGAGGAGCCGGAAGGCGTCAGGGTCAGCGCGGACGGACGCCAGGTGTACGTGGCCTCCGAGGTGGCGAACCTGGTGCACGTGGTCGACGTGGCCTCGCGCAAGGTGGTGCGCAATATCCGCGTCGGCAACCGGCCGCGCCGGTTGCTGCTGGTGCGCGGCGGCAAGGAGCTGTGGGTCTCCAACGAGCTGTCGGCCAGCGTCAGCGTGATCCGCACCGATACGCTCGAGGTGGTCCGGACCATTGCCTTCGCGCCGCGCGGCATGCGCGCCGAAGACGTGACCCCGGTCGGGATGGCGGCGGCCAGCGACGGCACGCACGCCTATGTCGGCCTGGGCCGCGCCAACCATGTCGCGGTGGTGGAGGTGGCGTCGCGCCGCGTGCAGGACTACGTGCTGGTGGGGCGGCGCGCCTGGGGGCTGGCGCTGAGCCGCGACAACGCCCGGCTCTATGTCGCCAACGGCTTGTCCGACGATGTCAGCGTGGTCGACACCGCCAGCCGCAAGGCGGTGGCCACGCTCAGGGCGGGGCGCGTGCCGCATTCGGTGGCGATCGATGACTGA
- a CDS encoding branched-chain amino acid ABC transporter substrate-binding protein encodes MTERAPAVLACALALALEFALGLALPAPLHAAEVRVAVVSQADDARHAPRRLAQRYPDQPHGPALDGARVAAAEARYALEAAGQSLRVEGQQARTAAEVAALVAALARQGTRYILLDLPPASVRAAADAVKPGEALLFNVSADDDALRGAGCAPVLLHTLPSQRMRADALMQYLAARKWRRALLLSGPSAADAAQREALVGAARRFGIAWSAQRVFRLSNDPRERDQANVRLLSGGVDYDVVVVADADGEFARGLPYATQLPRPVVGASGLGAQAWHWAWERNGAPQLNRRFARAAGRPMTGYDWAAWVAVKAIAESVVRQPAGFAAQARALAAGQVVVDGFKGPPLSFRRWDRQLRQPLMLAHPDGVAGTAPAEGVLHPLNNLDTLGADQADTACRAPT; translated from the coding sequence ATGACTGAGCGGGCGCCGGCAGTGCTGGCCTGCGCGCTGGCGCTTGCGTTGGAGTTCGCGTTGGGGCTTGCGCTGCCGGCGCCGTTGCACGCCGCTGAGGTGCGCGTCGCGGTGGTGTCGCAGGCCGATGATGCCCGCCATGCGCCGCGGCGGCTGGCACAGCGCTATCCCGACCAGCCGCACGGCCCTGCGCTCGATGGCGCCCGGGTCGCGGCGGCGGAAGCGCGCTATGCGCTGGAGGCCGCGGGCCAGTCGCTCCGGGTCGAGGGGCAGCAGGCCCGCACCGCGGCCGAGGTGGCGGCGCTGGTCGCGGCGCTGGCGCGCCAGGGCACGCGCTACATCCTGCTCGACCTGCCGCCCGCTTCGGTCAGGGCCGCGGCGGACGCGGTCAAGCCGGGCGAGGCGCTGCTGTTCAATGTCTCGGCCGATGACGATGCGCTGCGCGGCGCCGGCTGCGCGCCGGTGTTGCTGCATACGCTGCCCAGCCAGCGCATGCGCGCCGACGCGCTGATGCAATACCTGGCCGCGCGCAAGTGGCGCCGCGCGCTGCTGCTGAGCGGGCCGTCCGCGGCCGACGCCGCGCAGCGCGAGGCGCTGGTGGGCGCGGCGCGGCGCTTCGGCATCGCCTGGAGCGCGCAGCGCGTGTTCCGCCTGTCCAACGATCCGCGCGAGCGCGACCAGGCCAATGTCAGGCTGCTGAGCGGCGGCGTCGACTACGACGTGGTGGTGGTCGCCGACGCCGACGGCGAGTTCGCGCGCGGCCTGCCCTACGCCACGCAGCTGCCGCGCCCGGTGGTGGGCGCCAGCGGCCTGGGTGCGCAGGCCTGGCACTGGGCCTGGGAGCGCAACGGCGCGCCGCAGCTCAACCGGCGCTTCGCCCGGGCCGCGGGCCGGCCGATGACCGGCTACGACTGGGCCGCCTGGGTCGCGGTCAAGGCCATTGCCGAGAGCGTGGTGCGGCAGCCCGCGGGCTTCGCCGCACAGGCCCGGGCGCTGGCCGCGGGGCAGGTGGTGGTGGACGGCTTCAAGGGGCCGCCGCTGTCGTTCCGGCGCTGGGACCGCCAGCTGCGCCAGCCGCTGATGCTGGCCCATCCGGACGGCGTGGCCGGCACCGCGCCCGCCGAAGGCGTGCTGCATCCGCTCAACAATCTCGACACCCTGGGCGCCGACCAGGCCGATACCGCGTGCCGCGCCCCGACCTGA
- the pqqD gene encoding pyrroloquinoline quinone biosynthesis peptide chaperone PqqD: MTASTQDLATPTLHRTFRLQWEASQQSWVLLYPEGMVTLNDSAAAILQRCDGHHTLDMLIDDLQAAFGVQGIAPEVHAFVRHAIERGWLV; this comes from the coding sequence ATGACAGCCAGCACGCAAGACCTCGCCACACCGACCTTGCACCGGACCTTCCGCCTGCAGTGGGAGGCATCGCAGCAGAGCTGGGTGCTGCTGTACCCGGAAGGCATGGTCACGCTCAACGACAGCGCCGCCGCCATCCTGCAGCGCTGCGACGGCCACCATACGCTGGACATGCTGATCGACGACCTGCAGGCCGCCTTCGGCGTGCAGGGCATCGCGCCGGAGGTCCATGCCTTTGTCAGACATGCCATCGAACGCGGCTGGCTGGTCTGA
- the pqqE gene encoding pyrroloquinoline quinone biosynthesis protein PqqE: MPSNAAGWSEPAPPGPPLWLLAELTYRCPLHCAFCSNPVDYARHAEELDTAQWCDVFSQARALGAVQLGLSGGEPLLRKDLETLVRHAHGLGFYTNLITSGVGLTDTRLAALREAGLDHIQLSFQDSTRELNDFLSSTRTFELKQRVARLIKAHGYPMVMNCVLHRHNLPHVGTIIELALQLGAEYLELANTQYYGWAWQNRLALMPTREQLREAEAVVQQYRARIGRQCQILFVVPDYFEERPKKCMNGWGTTFLGVAPDGTALPCHAARMLPDLALPSVRHQTLRDIWHHSDAFRRFRGTQWMPQPCQSCEHREADLGGCRCQAFLVTGDAAATDPACAQAPARGRLREIVLQGRLAAARASEHPLVFRTDGNSMRLSGRPRQD; encoded by the coding sequence ATGCCATCGAACGCGGCTGGCTGGTCTGAGCCGGCGCCACCCGGCCCGCCGCTGTGGCTGCTGGCGGAACTGACCTACCGCTGCCCGCTGCACTGCGCGTTCTGTTCCAATCCGGTCGACTATGCACGGCATGCCGAGGAACTGGACACGGCGCAGTGGTGCGACGTATTCAGCCAGGCGCGCGCGCTGGGCGCGGTGCAGCTGGGCCTGTCCGGCGGCGAGCCGCTGCTGCGCAAGGACCTGGAGACGCTGGTGCGCCACGCGCACGGCCTCGGCTTCTACACCAACCTGATCACCTCGGGCGTGGGCCTGACCGATACCCGCCTGGCCGCGCTGCGCGAGGCCGGGCTGGACCATATCCAGCTGTCGTTCCAGGACTCCACGCGCGAGCTCAATGACTTCCTGTCCAGCACCCGCACGTTCGAGCTGAAGCAGCGCGTGGCCAGGCTGATCAAGGCGCACGGCTATCCGATGGTGATGAACTGCGTGCTGCACCGGCACAACCTGCCGCACGTCGGCACCATCATCGAGCTGGCCTTGCAGCTGGGCGCCGAATACCTGGAGCTGGCCAATACGCAGTACTACGGCTGGGCCTGGCAGAACCGGCTGGCGCTGATGCCGACCCGCGAGCAGCTGCGCGAGGCCGAGGCCGTGGTGCAGCAGTACCGCGCGCGCATCGGCAGGCAATGCCAGATCCTGTTCGTGGTGCCGGATTATTTCGAGGAACGGCCGAAGAAATGCATGAACGGCTGGGGCACCACCTTCCTCGGCGTGGCGCCGGACGGTACCGCGCTGCCGTGCCATGCGGCGCGCATGCTGCCGGACCTGGCCCTGCCCAGCGTCAGGCACCAAACGCTGCGCGACATCTGGCACCACAGCGACGCCTTCCGCCGCTTCCGCGGCACGCAATGGATGCCGCAGCCGTGCCAGTCGTGCGAGCATCGCGAGGCAGACCTGGGCGGCTGCCGGTGCCAGGCCTTCCTGGTCACCGGCGATGCCGCCGCGACCGATCCCGCCTGCGCGCAGGCCCCCGCGCGCGGGCGCCTGCGCGAGATCGTGCTGCAGGGCCGGCTCGCCGCCGCGCGGGCGAGCGAGCATCCGCTGGTGTTTCGCACTGACGGGAACTCAATGCGCCTGAGCGGGCGGCCGCGGCAGGACTGA
- a CDS encoding c-type cytochrome — MKKEWMALAAAGALLPGAALAATAEEMQALADKSGCFSCHGMQSKLVGPGFAEVAARYKGDSQAAASLAKKIREGGKGAWGRIPMPPHGNLGEDDAKKLAQWVLGVG, encoded by the coding sequence ATGAAGAAGGAATGGATGGCGCTGGCGGCGGCCGGCGCGCTGCTGCCGGGCGCGGCGCTGGCCGCCACCGCGGAGGAAATGCAGGCGCTGGCCGACAAGAGCGGCTGCTTTTCCTGCCATGGCATGCAGTCGAAGCTGGTGGGGCCGGGGTTTGCCGAGGTCGCGGCGCGGTACAAGGGCGACAGCCAGGCGGCCGCGTCGCTGGCGAAGAAGATACGGGAGGGCGGCAAGGGGGCGTGGGGCAGGATCCCCATGCCGCCGCATGGCAACCTTGGAGAGGACGATGCGAAGAAGCTGGCGCAGTGGGTGCTCGGCGTCGGCTGA